A single region of the Mycobacterium lentiflavum genome encodes:
- a CDS encoding SDR family NAD(P)-dependent oxidoreductase, which translates to MTKNSLHALFDLTGRTAIVTGGTRGIGLAIAEGLVDCGANVVVASRKAEACAAAADKLQALGGGRAVGVPTHLGNLEAIDGLVDATVAEFGGIDMVVNNAANALSLPLGEFTAEAWSKSFSVNLQGPVFLVQAALPHLRNSGHASILNVVSAGAFIYSPATSMYSAAKAAMVSFTRSMAAEFAPQRIRVNALAPGSVDTDMARANPPEFIEVMKSAALLKRIAEATEMVPPALLLLSDAGSFITGQTIIADGGMVAR; encoded by the coding sequence TTGACCAAGAACTCGCTGCACGCACTCTTCGACCTCACCGGCCGCACCGCCATCGTCACCGGCGGCACCCGAGGCATCGGGCTGGCCATCGCCGAGGGATTGGTCGACTGTGGGGCGAATGTGGTTGTCGCCAGCCGAAAGGCCGAGGCGTGCGCGGCGGCGGCCGACAAGCTGCAGGCCCTGGGCGGCGGACGGGCCGTCGGCGTGCCCACGCATCTGGGGAACTTGGAGGCCATCGACGGTCTTGTCGATGCCACCGTCGCGGAGTTCGGCGGCATCGACATGGTGGTCAACAACGCCGCCAATGCCCTCTCGCTGCCGCTGGGCGAGTTCACCGCGGAAGCGTGGTCGAAGTCGTTCTCCGTGAACCTGCAAGGTCCGGTCTTCCTGGTCCAGGCGGCGTTACCGCACCTGCGCAACAGCGGGCACGCGTCGATCCTGAACGTCGTCTCCGCCGGTGCCTTCATCTATTCGCCTGCGACGTCGATGTATTCAGCGGCTAAGGCCGCGATGGTGTCGTTCACGCGGTCCATGGCCGCGGAGTTCGCGCCACAGCGGATTCGGGTCAACGCCCTGGCGCCCGGATCGGTCGATACCGATATGGCGCGGGCCAACCCGCCGGAGTTCATCGAGGTGATGAAGTCGGCCGCGCTGCTCAAGCGGATCGCCGAGGCCACCGAAATGGTGCCTCCCGCACTGCTTTTGCTTTCCGACGCGGGAAGTTTCATCACCGGGCAGACCATCATCGCCGACGGCGGCATGGTGGCCAGGTAG
- a CDS encoding Rieske 2Fe-2S domain-containing protein codes for MTRFARGWHCIGLAENFRDGKPHAINAFGTRLVVFADSAGEVHVLDAYCRHMGGDLSQGTVKGDSVACPFHDWRWQGSTGRCSLVPYAKRTPRSARTRRWPTGEVNGQLLVWHDPEGSSPAPELFPPTIDGYADGQWSPWSWNSILIEGSHCREIVDNNVDMAHFFYIHHAYPTFFKNIIEGHTATQIMESKARPDTTKNYEKLWEGTKLRSEATYFGPAYMINWLHNDVAPDFTIEVALINCHYPVTHNSFVLQWGVAVQELPGLPADKAAKLAAAMSRSFGEGFLEDVEIWKHKTRIENPLLTEEDGAVYQHRRWYEQFYVDAADVTAEMTDRFEIEVDTNHANNFWQREVAENLAAAMR; via the coding sequence ATGACGCGCTTCGCCCGCGGCTGGCACTGCATCGGCCTGGCTGAAAACTTCCGCGACGGAAAACCCCATGCGATCAACGCATTCGGGACCCGTCTGGTGGTGTTCGCCGACTCGGCGGGCGAGGTGCACGTCCTCGACGCATACTGCCGCCACATGGGCGGTGACCTGTCGCAGGGGACCGTCAAGGGCGATTCGGTGGCCTGCCCCTTCCACGACTGGCGCTGGCAGGGCTCGACCGGCCGCTGCTCGCTGGTGCCCTACGCCAAGCGCACCCCTCGATCGGCGCGAACACGGCGCTGGCCGACGGGAGAGGTCAATGGCCAACTGCTCGTCTGGCACGATCCGGAGGGGTCGTCGCCGGCGCCGGAGCTCTTCCCGCCGACGATCGACGGGTACGCCGACGGGCAGTGGTCCCCATGGTCGTGGAACTCCATCCTCATCGAGGGCTCACACTGTCGCGAGATCGTCGACAACAACGTCGACATGGCTCACTTCTTCTATATCCACCATGCGTACCCGACGTTCTTCAAGAACATCATCGAAGGCCACACGGCGACCCAGATCATGGAGTCCAAGGCCCGGCCCGATACCACCAAGAACTACGAGAAGCTCTGGGAGGGAACGAAATTGCGTTCCGAGGCAACGTATTTCGGCCCCGCCTACATGATCAACTGGCTCCACAACGACGTGGCGCCGGACTTCACGATTGAAGTCGCGTTGATCAACTGCCACTACCCGGTCACGCACAACTCATTCGTGCTGCAGTGGGGGGTGGCCGTTCAGGAACTACCCGGCCTGCCGGCGGACAAGGCGGCCAAGCTCGCCGCCGCGATGAGCCGATCGTTCGGCGAGGGCTTCCTCGAAGACGTCGAGATCTGGAAGCACAAGACGCGCATCGAGAATCCACTGCTTACCGAGGAGGACGGCGCGGTGTATCAGCACCGGCGCTGGTACGAGCAGTTCTATGTTGATGCCGCCGATGTCACCGCGGAGATGACCGACCGCTTCGAAATCGAGGTAGACACCAACCACGCCAACAACTTTTGGCAGCGCGAGGTGGCGGAGAACCTCGCGGCGGCCATGCGGTAA
- a CDS encoding TetR/AcrR family transcriptional regulator, translating into MTPNGAARQRRGPSAFRGDESDATRGRPRDMQRRAAVISATRELLIANGYEEITLAGVARHAGVSRPFVYEHWGSKFALVEDAIFSVPGEYPAIDELAFADALTSLITGMVRVQSDPAYLAGMPGVATVLYSRPDLVEQVEARYMAPIRALWVRLIERGKAEGLVRSEVDGSALMDTMRGAVTLHTSVNKALGEAELIAHLRSLIMHGISVEE; encoded by the coding sequence ATGACGCCGAACGGCGCAGCGCGACAGCGGCGGGGCCCCTCGGCCTTTCGAGGCGACGAGTCCGACGCGACGCGGGGGCGCCCGCGCGACATGCAGCGTCGCGCCGCGGTCATCTCCGCCACCCGGGAATTGTTGATCGCCAACGGGTACGAAGAAATCACGTTGGCCGGCGTCGCCCGTCATGCCGGGGTGTCGCGGCCGTTCGTCTACGAACACTGGGGCAGCAAGTTCGCGCTGGTCGAGGACGCCATCTTTTCCGTCCCCGGCGAATATCCCGCGATCGACGAGCTCGCCTTCGCCGATGCATTGACCAGCCTGATCACCGGCATGGTCCGTGTCCAGTCCGATCCTGCCTATTTGGCCGGCATGCCGGGAGTCGCGACCGTGCTCTACAGCCGACCCGACCTGGTCGAACAGGTCGAGGCGCGCTACATGGCCCCGATCCGGGCACTGTGGGTCCGGCTGATCGAACGCGGAAAGGCCGAGGGTCTGGTCCGGTCGGAGGTCGACGGTAGTGCGCTGATGGACACCATGCGGGGTGCGGTCACGCTGCACACTTCGGTGAACAAGGCGCTGGGTGAGGCCGAGCTGATTGCGCACCTGAGGTCGTTGATCATGCACGGGATCAGCGTCGAAGAATGA
- a CDS encoding GGDEF domain-containing protein, whose product MTWLATWWEQDHHFDWLTGYLQSHGLGSNTRRLLAGVAGSLVLVPANVWLDQTLPLRPLALAYSVLAAAIGLTMAALWLRGWPTRRQSLFFVLTGSVIIGLGCVWQPRPLIGLMACSAMAVTGGYLAFFHTAKYMALNFGLAFTIATVEAARLAAAGQVMLAFTGCFLVLELNAVVPLAIQIVVRTLWVDLLRANRDPLTGLLNRRACDRAIVGRMLVGANHMFLMVAMIDLDRFKTLNDTHGHAAGDAALVAVAGALNAACSDSAIVGRVGGEEFLIGEIVTPEERPGWGLYLCDAVAAINTSVTASVGIAALALRGMVTDRADEAFRQVVAHADNAMYEAKRRGGNQTRHHEVAV is encoded by the coding sequence ATGACGTGGCTGGCGACGTGGTGGGAGCAGGACCACCATTTCGATTGGCTGACAGGCTATTTGCAATCGCACGGGCTAGGTTCCAACACACGCAGGCTGTTGGCTGGGGTGGCGGGCTCGTTGGTGCTCGTGCCGGCCAACGTGTGGTTGGATCAGACCTTGCCGCTGCGGCCTTTGGCGCTGGCCTATTCGGTCTTGGCCGCGGCGATCGGTCTAACCATGGCCGCGCTGTGGTTGCGCGGGTGGCCCACCCGCCGGCAATCGCTCTTCTTCGTTCTGACTGGCAGTGTGATCATCGGCCTCGGCTGCGTATGGCAACCCCGGCCGCTAATAGGGCTGATGGCCTGCTCGGCCATGGCGGTCACGGGTGGCTACCTCGCGTTCTTCCATACCGCCAAGTACATGGCCCTGAATTTTGGCCTGGCCTTCACTATTGCCACCGTGGAAGCGGCGCGTCTGGCCGCCGCGGGGCAAGTGATGCTGGCGTTCACCGGCTGCTTCTTGGTCCTCGAACTCAACGCGGTCGTCCCGCTGGCCATCCAGATCGTCGTACGCACACTCTGGGTGGATCTGCTACGCGCTAACCGCGACCCGTTGACCGGCCTGCTGAATCGGCGCGCCTGCGATCGGGCCATCGTGGGGCGGATGCTCGTCGGCGCCAACCACATGTTTTTGATGGTCGCGATGATCGACCTGGACCGGTTTAAAACTCTCAACGACACCCACGGACACGCCGCCGGCGACGCAGCGCTCGTCGCGGTCGCCGGCGCATTGAACGCCGCCTGCAGCGACAGCGCCATCGTCGGTCGCGTCGGTGGTGAGGAATTCTTGATCGGCGAAATCGTGACACCAGAAGAGCGGCCCGGCTGGGGTCTGTACCTCTGCGACGCCGTCGCCGCAATCAACACCTCCGTGACCGCGAGCGTGGGAATCGCCGCCCTGGCGTTGCGCGGCATGGTCACCGATCGTGCCGACGAAGCGTTTCGCCAAGTGGTCGCCCATGCCGACAACGCCATGTACGAGGCCAAACGACGCGGGGGTAATCAAACTCGTCACCACGAGGTTGCAGTCTGA
- a CDS encoding enoyl-CoA hydratase/isomerase family protein yields MSAAITVERLDDGAIAIVTINRPRRRNALDSQTLVDMHRLLDGLNGDPRLRAVVVTGAGVSFCSGADLKSQPDELSDSAGVSYAELRSAATSAVAVTMAAQELMASAFEKIHRLRVPVIAAVNGFALGGGFALALACDIRYAAESATFGAVFIRHGVSACDMGTSYFLPRLVGASRAAELMLTGRVFDAAEAIAIGLVLEVVDAASLLDTAIAKAHEIAQNSPLAVWMTKETMWQTIDSPSLRHALDLENRTQVMCTGTGDLANSFAAFRDDGTARWNPL; encoded by the coding sequence ATGAGCGCCGCGATCACCGTCGAGCGCCTCGACGACGGTGCTATCGCCATCGTGACGATCAACCGCCCGCGACGCCGAAATGCTTTGGACTCACAGACTCTCGTCGACATGCATCGGCTGCTGGACGGACTGAACGGCGATCCCAGGCTGCGCGCCGTCGTGGTGACCGGCGCGGGTGTGTCGTTCTGCTCCGGTGCCGACCTGAAGTCGCAGCCCGACGAACTGTCCGACAGCGCCGGCGTCTCGTACGCCGAGCTCCGCTCGGCGGCCACCTCGGCCGTCGCCGTCACGATGGCCGCGCAAGAACTCATGGCCTCGGCCTTCGAGAAGATCCATCGGCTGCGGGTACCGGTCATCGCCGCGGTCAACGGATTCGCGTTGGGTGGTGGCTTCGCGCTGGCGTTGGCGTGTGATATCCGTTATGCCGCCGAATCGGCGACGTTTGGTGCGGTTTTCATCCGGCACGGGGTGTCGGCATGCGACATGGGCACCAGCTACTTCCTGCCGCGCTTGGTTGGAGCGTCGCGGGCCGCCGAATTGATGCTCACCGGTCGTGTTTTCGACGCGGCCGAAGCGATCGCCATCGGATTGGTGCTCGAGGTGGTCGACGCCGCGAGCCTGCTCGACACCGCGATCGCCAAAGCCCATGAGATAGCCCAGAACTCGCCGTTGGCGGTCTGGATGACCAAGGAAACGATGTGGCAGACCATCGACTCGCCGAGTCTGCGTCACGCGCTCGACCTCGAAAACCGGACACAGGTTATGTGCACGGGCACCGGGGATCTGGCCAACTCGTTCGCCGCCTTCCGCGACGACGGGACCGCTCGTTGGAATCCACTGTGA
- a CDS encoding nitronate monooxygenase has translation MANSLCERLGIEFPLFAFSHCRDVVAEVSKAGGYGVLGALAYNAERLEVELSWIDEHVGGRPYGVDFAMPEKFVGKGEPFSLDALRELIPASHTEHMEKVLANHGVPPLPEDAERRVIAAGLGVEAEGPGQVEVALRHPVSMIVNALGPPPAYAITAAHEKGILVGALSGSPRHARRNVDAGVDVIIAQGGEAGGHTGEIATMVLVPAVVDEVGPDIPVLAAGGIGNGRQMAAAMALGAQGAWTGSLWLTVAEASTEPWVVENLLKAGYSDTVRSRAMTGKPARQIRTEWTEAWEGPDNPEPLPMPLQGIVYADASARFMRARSSALSGSPAGQIVGSINKVRRSRDVVLDIVEEYLATVRRLAEDG, from the coding sequence ATGGCGAATTCCCTGTGTGAGCGACTCGGCATCGAGTTCCCGCTCTTCGCGTTCTCGCACTGCCGCGACGTGGTCGCCGAGGTCAGCAAGGCCGGCGGATACGGGGTGCTGGGCGCGCTCGCCTACAACGCCGAGCGCCTCGAGGTCGAGCTGTCCTGGATCGACGAGCATGTCGGCGGCCGGCCGTACGGGGTGGATTTCGCGATGCCGGAAAAGTTCGTCGGCAAGGGCGAGCCCTTCAGCCTCGATGCGCTGCGCGAGCTCATTCCGGCCAGCCACACCGAACACATGGAGAAAGTGCTCGCCAACCACGGCGTGCCGCCGCTCCCGGAGGACGCCGAGCGGCGGGTGATCGCCGCCGGCCTCGGGGTCGAGGCCGAAGGGCCGGGTCAGGTAGAGGTCGCGCTGCGACACCCGGTGTCGATGATCGTCAACGCGCTTGGCCCGCCACCGGCCTACGCCATCACGGCCGCACACGAAAAGGGCATCCTGGTAGGCGCATTGAGCGGTTCGCCACGGCACGCTCGGCGCAACGTCGACGCGGGAGTCGACGTGATCATCGCCCAGGGCGGCGAGGCCGGGGGACACACCGGCGAGATTGCCACGATGGTGCTGGTGCCCGCGGTCGTCGATGAGGTCGGGCCGGACATCCCCGTGTTGGCCGCTGGCGGCATCGGTAACGGCCGCCAGATGGCGGCCGCGATGGCTCTTGGCGCACAAGGGGCTTGGACCGGATCGCTGTGGCTGACGGTCGCCGAAGCGTCGACGGAGCCGTGGGTCGTCGAGAACCTGTTGAAGGCCGGGTACTCCGACACGGTGCGCTCGCGCGCGATGACCGGTAAGCCTGCACGCCAGATCCGCACCGAATGGACCGAGGCCTGGGAAGGCCCCGACAATCCGGAGCCGCTGCCAATGCCGTTGCAGGGCATCGTGTATGCGGACGCATCCGCGCGGTTCATGCGGGCCCGCTCGAGTGCCTTGTCGGGCTCCCCGGCGGGGCAGATCGTCGGGTCGATCAACAAGGTGCGGCGCTCGCGCGACGTGGTCCTCGACATCGTCGAGGAGTACCTCGCCACGGTGCGGCGACTGGCAGAAGACGGCTGA
- a CDS encoding tRNA adenosine deaminase-associated protein → MGRERAATQGPSVDTPDGFGVAVVREEGQWRCSVMAPNSLTSLAAAETELRELRSAGAVFGLLDIDDEFFVIVRPAPSGTRLLLSDATAALDYDIAAEVLDSLDADIDPEDLEDSEPFEEGDLGLLSDIGLPEAVLGVILDESDLYADEQLGRIAREMGFADQLSAVIDRLGR, encoded by the coding sequence GCCGCAACGCAAGGCCCGTCCGTGGATACACCGGACGGCTTCGGCGTCGCCGTTGTGCGCGAAGAGGGCCAGTGGCGGTGTTCGGTGATGGCCCCCAATTCGCTGACGAGTCTGGCTGCCGCCGAGACAGAGCTGCGTGAACTGCGCAGTGCGGGAGCCGTCTTTGGGCTTCTCGACATCGACGACGAGTTCTTCGTCATCGTGCGCCCGGCGCCGTCTGGAACCCGGTTGTTGTTGTCGGATGCCACGGCGGCATTGGATTACGACATTGCCGCCGAAGTTCTGGACAGCCTGGACGCCGACATCGATCCCGAGGACCTCGAGGACTCGGAGCCGTTCGAAGAAGGCGATCTCGGTCTGCTGTCCGATATCGGTCTGCCCGAGGCGGTTCTGGGCGTCATCCTCGACGAGTCCGACCTGTATGCCGACGAGCAATTGGGCCGCATCGCTCGCGAGATGGGCTTTGCCGATCAGCTGTCGGCGGTGATCGACCGCCTCGGTCGGTGA
- a CDS encoding nucleoside deaminase, translating to MIADEDLIRAALAAAATAGPRDVPIGAVVVAADGTELARAVNAREALGDPTAHAEVLAIRAAATVLGDGWRLEGATLAVTVEPCTMCAGALVLARVARLVFGAWEPKTGAVGSLWDVVRDRRLNHRPQVRGGVLAAECAAPLEEFFARQRLG from the coding sequence GTGATCGCGGACGAAGATCTGATCCGTGCCGCGCTGGCGGCCGCCGCCACGGCGGGCCCCCGTGATGTGCCGATCGGTGCGGTGGTTGTCGCCGCCGACGGGACCGAACTCGCCCGCGCGGTGAATGCCCGTGAGGCCCTTGGTGATCCGACCGCACACGCGGAAGTCTTGGCGATACGCGCGGCGGCCACGGTGCTCGGCGATGGGTGGCGGCTGGAGGGCGCGACGCTGGCTGTCACCGTCGAACCCTGCACGATGTGCGCGGGCGCGCTGGTGTTGGCGCGTGTTGCGCGGCTGGTGTTCGGCGCGTGGGAACCCAAGACCGGTGCGGTCGGATCGTTGTGGGACGTAGTCCGCGACCGCCGGCTCAATCACCGCCCGCAGGTACGTGGCGGTGTGCTCGCCGCGGAGTGCGCCGCGCCACTGGAGGAGTTCTTCGCCCGCCAGCGATTGGGGTGA
- a CDS encoding nuclear transport factor 2 family protein — MDGISALDLGAVLAELHDDVQFELPYEDAVPDSGEDGIRELLGSMFVMFEKFTITLTDVYDLLDPNRLVARYRGDALGRDKPVVYQNDYIGVFEFRDGKITLWREFDNPMVSAAMVAGFAADSSGAGS; from the coding sequence ATGGACGGCATCAGCGCGCTCGACCTCGGCGCGGTCCTCGCCGAACTCCACGACGACGTCCAATTCGAATTGCCGTACGAGGACGCGGTTCCGGACTCCGGCGAGGACGGCATTCGTGAGCTGCTCGGGTCCATGTTCGTCATGTTCGAAAAGTTCACGATCACCCTGACCGACGTCTACGACCTGCTCGACCCGAACAGGTTGGTGGCGCGCTATCGGGGTGACGCCCTGGGGCGGGACAAGCCCGTCGTCTACCAGAACGACTACATCGGGGTGTTCGAGTTTCGCGACGGCAAGATCACGTTGTGGCGCGAGTTCGACAATCCCATGGTGTCGGCAGCGATGGTCGCGGGGTTCGCCGCCGACTCCTCCGGGGCCGGCTCATGA